In one window of Thermus aquaticus DNA:
- the folB gene encoding dihydroneopterin aldolase, with protein MGEIALLGLEFYGRHGVMPEEGRLGARFVVDLWLEVAFEGKGDCLEETVDYAKVYALVEEAVRHRRFYLIEALADHLAETLLQAFPRLLAVRVRVHKPHAPIPGVFRDVYAETRKTRS; from the coding sequence ATGGGGGAGATCGCCCTTCTGGGCCTGGAGTTCTACGGACGGCACGGGGTCATGCCCGAGGAGGGGCGGCTTGGGGCCCGGTTCGTGGTGGACCTCTGGCTGGAGGTGGCCTTTGAGGGCAAGGGGGACTGCCTGGAGGAGACCGTGGACTACGCCAAGGTCTACGCCCTGGTGGAGGAGGCCGTGCGCCACCGGCGCTTCTACCTCATAGAGGCCCTGGCCGACCACCTGGCGGAGACGCTCCTTCAGGCTTTTCCCAGACTTCTCGCCGTCCGGGTAAGGGTGCACAAGCCCCACGCCCCCATCCCCGGGGTCTTCCGCGACGTGTACGCCGAAACGCGAAAAACCCGCTCCTAG
- a CDS encoding NYN domain-containing protein produces the protein MERVAIFIDGSNLYKGLVQHLGSDYRLNFVEFITLLTAGRKLLRAYYYNAPLPPEDPAAKAHQSFLNYLKRVPYVAVRLGRLERRAEGFVEKGVDIQIAIDILRLAYADAYDIAILVSGDGDFAEVVRVVQDMGKQVENTTFHALSSHRLAQQADRFYPLDDFPWERLRATSLPQAPEAEG, from the coding sequence ATGGAAAGGGTAGCCATATTTATTGACGGCTCCAACCTGTACAAGGGGTTGGTGCAGCACCTGGGCTCGGACTATCGGCTCAACTTTGTGGAGTTCATCACCCTCCTCACCGCCGGGAGGAAGCTCCTCCGGGCCTACTACTACAACGCCCCCCTGCCCCCGGAGGACCCGGCGGCCAAGGCCCACCAGAGCTTCCTCAACTACCTAAAGCGGGTGCCCTACGTGGCCGTGCGCCTGGGCAGGCTGGAGCGGCGGGCCGAGGGGTTCGTGGAGAAAGGGGTGGACATCCAGATCGCCATTGACATCCTGCGCCTGGCCTACGCCGACGCCTACGACATCGCCATCCTGGTCTCGGGGGACGGGGACTTCGCCGAGGTGGTGCGGGTGGTGCAGGACATGGGCAAGCAGGTGGAGAACACCACCTTCCACGCCCTATCCTCCCACCGCCTGGCCCAGCAGGCGGACCGCTTCTACCCCCTGGACGACTTCCCCTGGGAGCGCCTCCGGGCTACCAGCCTCCCCCAGGCCCCCGAGGCCGAAGGCTAA
- a CDS encoding PP2C family protein-serine/threonine phosphatase: MPSLSFALETHPGRKRPKNEDAVGHALTPWGGVFVVADGMGGHRTGEVAARLAVEAILESLKEAEPSPKALLEAFERANALIYAEAQRPENRGMGTTATCLLLDLPYALIAHVGDSRAYLLRGEEFTLLTEDHSWVAERVRQGLLSPEEARTHRWRNVITNALGSFPQARVDLLGLKLFPEDTFLLCSDGLSGVLEDRTLKEVLKNFPPEEAARRLVELANEWGGPDNVSAVVVRLPKELPQGQRPYALPLEAAQGSPVRLKLGEEPEELPTQVLEPPKRPRVSWRDALLILLWIVVVAYILLGYFRP, from the coding sequence GTGCCCAGCCTCTCCTTCGCCCTGGAAACCCACCCCGGCCGCAAGCGGCCCAAAAACGAGGACGCCGTGGGCCACGCCCTCACCCCCTGGGGCGGGGTTTTCGTGGTGGCGGACGGGATGGGGGGGCACCGCACGGGGGAGGTGGCCGCCAGGCTGGCGGTAGAGGCCATCCTGGAAAGCCTCAAGGAGGCCGAGCCCTCCCCCAAGGCCCTCCTGGAGGCCTTTGAGCGGGCCAACGCCCTCATTTACGCCGAGGCCCAGCGCCCGGAGAACCGGGGCATGGGCACCACGGCCACCTGCCTCCTCTTGGACCTCCCCTACGCCCTCATCGCCCACGTGGGGGACTCTCGGGCCTACCTCCTCCGGGGGGAGGAGTTCACCCTCCTGACCGAGGACCACTCCTGGGTGGCGGAAAGGGTGCGCCAGGGCCTCCTCTCCCCCGAGGAGGCCAGGACCCATCGCTGGCGCAACGTGATCACCAACGCCCTGGGCTCCTTTCCCCAGGCCCGGGTAGACCTCCTGGGCCTCAAGCTCTTCCCCGAGGACACCTTCCTCCTCTGCTCCGACGGGCTTTCCGGGGTGCTGGAGGACCGCACCCTGAAGGAGGTGCTGAAGAACTTCCCCCCCGAGGAGGCGGCCAGGAGGCTAGTGGAGCTGGCCAACGAGTGGGGCGGGCCCGACAACGTGAGCGCCGTCGTGGTGCGCCTACCCAAGGAGCTCCCCCAGGGCCAGAGGCCCTACGCCCTCCCCCTCGAGGCCGCCCAGGGCTCCCCGGTGCGCCTCAAGCTGGGGGAGGAGCCGGAGGAGCTTCCCACCCAGGTCCTGGAGCCCCCCAAAAGGCCCCGGGTAAGCTGGCGGGACGCCCTCCTCATCCTGCTCTGGATCGTGGTGGTGGCCTACATCCTCCTGGGCTACTTCCGCCCCTAA
- a CDS encoding DUF4384 domain-containing protein yields the protein MRLLWVLLVGLLSACTITLEGVTLSYRLDLTPAILRFEPDRGAGASYFVGEEIRFLLTLGRPGWVSLVVIDPDGRAYELDRFYLERGTHVLPPGAYRYRLVPPRGLHRVRAVYTEAPPADRVRLEGVFTDWDARLRVYLEASGARGYQVAETHFYLY from the coding sequence ATGCGGCTTTTGTGGGTTCTTCTGGTTGGGCTTCTTTCCGCCTGCACCATCACCCTCGAGGGCGTCACCCTCTCCTACCGCCTGGACCTCACCCCGGCCATCCTGCGCTTTGAGCCCGACCGGGGGGCGGGGGCCAGCTACTTCGTGGGGGAGGAGATCCGCTTCCTCCTCACCCTGGGCCGTCCGGGTTGGGTGAGCCTGGTGGTCATAGACCCCGACGGGCGCGCCTACGAGCTAGACCGCTTCTACCTGGAACGGGGCACCCACGTCCTGCCCCCCGGGGCCTACCGCTACCGCCTGGTTCCCCCCAGGGGCCTCCACCGGGTCCGGGCGGTCTACACCGAGGCCCCCCCAGCGGATAGGGTGCGGCTGGAGGGGGTCTTCACCGACTGGGACGCCCGGCTTAGGGTCTACCTGGAGGCCTCCGGGGCCCGGGGGTACCAGGTGGCGGAGACCCACTTCTACCTCTACTGA
- a CDS encoding MFS transporter — translation MAHGPGFFLRLSAYWFATSFKWFLVLLVLLPAKVAELSPPEEKASRLGFLFGLGAAMAILGPPIMGYLSDRLGRRRPFLLWGSLLTAFALVLLAHAPSYGLLLLAYLLLQVADDLATGPYSALIPDLVPRGERGTASGYMGVLQVSGQVLGGVVGFLLALQPQAYLAALLNLLGAAFSLSLVPDRLPRANPRPFSSAMAAPWRDRDFLLVYLTRFLVMLGFYLAQTYLQYFLADVVRAFQALGQTITEEPFQAVALLGLLISLGAALASVPAGRASDRVGRKPLIYLSGAGLGLLMPFILLFPRYDLLLFLALFFGLFYGVYLAVDWALVADVLKDPEAHATDMGLWQTSIVVPQVLAGAFGRPLDLLNAASPGLGYTVLFLLAGLFFLLGAFLVAGIRRAR, via the coding sequence ATGGCCCACGGACCGGGCTTTTTCCTGCGCCTCTCCGCCTACTGGTTCGCTACCAGCTTCAAGTGGTTCCTGGTCCTTCTGGTCCTCCTCCCGGCCAAGGTGGCCGAGCTCTCCCCCCCGGAGGAGAAGGCCTCCAGGCTGGGCTTCCTCTTCGGCCTGGGGGCGGCCATGGCCATCCTGGGGCCCCCCATCATGGGCTACCTCTCCGACCGCCTGGGGCGGAGGCGGCCCTTTTTGCTCTGGGGAAGCCTCCTCACCGCCTTCGCCCTCGTCCTTTTGGCCCACGCCCCAAGCTACGGCCTTCTCCTCCTGGCCTACCTCCTCCTCCAAGTAGCCGACGACCTGGCCACCGGGCCCTACTCGGCCCTCATCCCCGACCTGGTCCCCAGAGGGGAGAGGGGAACGGCCTCGGGGTACATGGGGGTGCTCCAGGTCTCGGGACAGGTCCTGGGGGGCGTGGTGGGCTTCCTCCTCGCCCTACAGCCCCAGGCCTACCTGGCGGCCCTCCTAAACCTCCTGGGGGCCGCTTTTAGCCTCTCCCTGGTGCCGGACCGCCTGCCCAGGGCCAACCCCCGCCCTTTCTCTTCCGCCATGGCCGCTCCCTGGCGGGACCGGGACTTTCTCCTCGTCTACCTCACCCGCTTTCTGGTGATGCTGGGCTTCTACCTGGCCCAGACCTACCTCCAGTACTTCCTGGCCGACGTGGTGCGGGCCTTCCAGGCCCTGGGGCAGACCATCACGGAGGAGCCCTTCCAGGCGGTGGCCCTCCTGGGTCTCCTCATCTCCCTGGGGGCGGCCCTGGCCAGCGTGCCCGCCGGGCGGGCCTCGGACCGGGTGGGGCGGAAGCCCCTCATCTACCTCTCTGGCGCGGGGCTCGGCCTCCTCATGCCCTTCATCCTCCTCTTCCCCCGCTACGACCTCCTCCTCTTCCTCGCCCTTTTCTTCGGCCTCTTTTACGGGGTCTACCTGGCGGTGGACTGGGCCCTGGTGGCCGACGTCCTCAAGGACCCCGAGGCCCACGCCACGGACATGGGCCTGTGGCAGACCTCCATCGTGGTGCCCCAGGTCCTGGCCGGGGCCTTTGGCCGCCCCCTGGACCTCCTCAACGCGGCAAGCCCGGGCCTGGGCTACACGGTCCTCTTCCTCCTGGCGGGGCTTTTCTTCCTCCTGGGGGCCTTTCTGGTGGCCGGCATAAGGCGGGCCCGGTAG
- the ndk gene encoding nucleoside-diphosphate kinase translates to MERTFVMVKPDGFRRGLVGEILARFERKGFRIVGLKALRISQELAERHYAEHREKPFFPSLVGFITSGPVVAMVLEGPNAVAEVRKMMGATHPKDALPGTIRGDYATTIDENVIHGSATLEDAQREIALFFRPEELL, encoded by the coding sequence ATGGAGCGCACCTTCGTGATGGTGAAACCCGACGGCTTCCGGCGCGGCCTGGTGGGCGAGATCCTGGCCCGCTTTGAGCGCAAGGGCTTCCGCATCGTGGGCCTCAAGGCCCTCAGGATCTCCCAGGAGCTTGCGGAAAGGCACTACGCCGAGCACCGGGAAAAGCCCTTCTTCCCCTCCCTGGTGGGCTTCATCACCTCGGGGCCGGTGGTGGCCATGGTCCTGGAGGGCCCCAACGCCGTGGCCGAGGTGCGCAAGATGATGGGGGCTACCCACCCCAAGGACGCCCTGCCCGGCACCATCCGCGGCGACTACGCCACCACCATTGACGAGAACGTGATCCACGGCTCGGCCACCCTCGAGGACGCCCAGAGGGAGATCGCCCTCTTCTTCCGGCCGGAAGAGCTTTTATAG
- a CDS encoding TRAP transporter large permease, giving the protein MDLHALMPPLMFLALILFLLSGYPVAFALGATGIVFGFLGIALDIFPPALLRAMPDRIFGIMSNQLLLAIPFFTLMGILLERSGLAEDLLDTMGKLFGPLRGGLALSVVFVGAILAATTGVVAASVMAMGIISLPIMLKYGYNPRFASGVILGSATLAQIIPPSVVLIVLADQLGVSVGDMYRAALVPAGLTVGLYFLYVIYVALFRPTWAPALPLEARPDAGKEPEAAFALLSYLLVGVGSWKLGEFLQLPGWLEGLEVLLGLFLWTLFLLPRIRQNPLLRRALLSMVPPLVLIFLVLGTVLLGVATPTEAGAMGVVGALVLAALNRRLSFRVLYQAMEQTATLTAFVIFILIGSTLFSLVFRGVDGDLWVEGFLTGLPGGEVGFVLFVMVLVFLLGFFIDFFEIAFIALPLLAIGAEALGINKLWFGLLVGVNLQTSFLTPPFGFALFYLRNVAPKEVKTGDIYLGGIPFILLQLLVLVLVYFLREPILRFVGS; this is encoded by the coding sequence ATGGACCTCCATGCCCTCATGCCCCCCTTGATGTTCCTGGCCCTCATCCTCTTTCTCCTCTCCGGCTACCCGGTGGCCTTCGCCCTGGGGGCCACGGGGATCGTCTTCGGCTTTTTGGGCATCGCCCTGGACATCTTCCCGCCCGCCCTCCTCCGGGCCATGCCCGACCGCATCTTCGGCATCATGTCCAACCAGCTCCTCCTGGCCATCCCCTTCTTCACCCTCATGGGCATCCTCCTGGAACGGAGCGGCCTGGCAGAGGACCTCCTGGACACCATGGGCAAGCTCTTCGGGCCCCTTAGGGGCGGGCTTGCCCTGAGCGTGGTCTTCGTGGGGGCCATCCTGGCGGCCACCACGGGGGTGGTGGCGGCCAGCGTCATGGCCATGGGCATCATCTCCCTGCCCATCATGCTCAAATATGGCTACAACCCCCGCTTCGCCAGCGGGGTGATCCTGGGCTCCGCCACCCTGGCCCAGATCATCCCCCCCAGCGTGGTCCTCATCGTTCTGGCGGATCAGCTGGGGGTGAGCGTGGGGGACATGTACCGGGCGGCCCTGGTCCCCGCGGGCCTCACCGTGGGCCTTTACTTCCTCTACGTCATCTACGTGGCCCTCTTCCGGCCCACGTGGGCCCCGGCCCTGCCCCTCGAGGCCCGCCCCGACGCCGGCAAGGAGCCCGAGGCCGCCTTCGCCCTCCTCTCTTACCTCCTGGTAGGGGTGGGATCCTGGAAGCTGGGGGAGTTCCTCCAGTTGCCTGGCTGGCTTGAGGGCCTCGAGGTCCTCCTGGGGCTTTTCCTCTGGACCCTCTTCCTCCTCCCCCGTATCCGCCAAAACCCCCTCCTCCGGCGGGCCCTCCTCTCCATGGTCCCCCCCTTGGTCCTCATCTTCTTGGTCCTGGGCACCGTCCTCCTGGGGGTGGCCACCCCCACGGAGGCCGGGGCCATGGGGGTGGTGGGGGCCCTGGTCCTGGCGGCCCTGAACCGCCGCCTCTCCTTCCGGGTCCTCTACCAGGCCATGGAGCAAACGGCCACCCTCACCGCCTTCGTCATCTTCATCCTCATCGGATCCACCCTCTTCAGCCTGGTCTTCCGGGGGGTGGACGGGGACCTGTGGGTGGAGGGCTTCCTCACGGGGCTTCCCGGGGGAGAAGTGGGCTTTGTCCTCTTCGTCATGGTCCTGGTCTTCCTCCTGGGCTTCTTCATAGACTTCTTTGAGATCGCCTTCATCGCCCTGCCCCTCCTGGCCATCGGGGCGGAGGCCTTGGGGATCAACAAGCTCTGGTTCGGCCTCCTGGTGGGGGTGAACCTTCAGACCTCCTTCCTCACCCCCCCCTTCGGCTTCGCCCTCTTCTACCTCCGGAACGTGGCCCCCAAGGAGGTTAAGACCGGGGACATCTACCTGGGGGGCATCCCCTTCATCCTCCTGCAGCTTCTGGTCCTGGTCTTGGTCTACTTCCTGCGGGAGCCCATCCTGCGCTTCGTGGGGAGTTAA
- the rtcB gene encoding RNA ligase RtcB, with the protein MRLEKIAPYTYRIPKQGKMRVDAVFFASEEILKDLEAEGYASLQQLMNVATLPGIVEPALAMPDIHWGYGFPIGGVAAFDPEEGGVVSPGGVGFDVNCGVRLLASNLTLEDLLPRQRDLADTLYRLVPSGVGSERKDVRFSKRELKEILKEGAGWLIRRGFGYPEDLRFIESEGRLPWANPEKVSDRAFERGVPQIGTLGSGNHFLEVQYVDEVYDEEAAEAFGLFPGQITVLIHTGSRGLGHQVCQDYVERFLKVAPRYGIELVDKQLAAAPIRSPEGEDYLQAMAAAANFAFANRQLIAHFVREAFERVGFAPRDHGLRVLYDLAHNNAKFEEHRGRRVLVHRKGATRAFGPGHPEIPLEYRKVGQPVLVPGDMGRYSYVLAGTQRAMEVSFGSSCHGAGRKMSRHQAKKVARERNLVKELAERGILVRAATRATVDEEMPEAYKDVSLVVEAVQGAGIGRKVARLRPLIVVKG; encoded by the coding sequence ATGCGCTTGGAAAAGATCGCCCCCTACACCTACCGCATCCCCAAACAGGGGAAGATGCGGGTGGACGCGGTCTTTTTCGCCTCGGAAGAGATCTTAAAGGACCTCGAGGCTGAAGGCTACGCCTCCTTGCAGCAGCTCATGAACGTGGCCACCCTGCCCGGCATCGTGGAGCCCGCTCTGGCCATGCCCGACATCCACTGGGGCTACGGCTTTCCCATCGGCGGTGTGGCGGCCTTTGACCCGGAAGAGGGGGGCGTGGTGAGCCCAGGCGGGGTTGGTTTTGACGTCAACTGCGGCGTCCGTCTCCTCGCCTCCAACCTGACCCTCGAGGACCTCCTCCCCCGGCAGCGGGACCTGGCGGACACCCTTTACCGCCTGGTGCCCTCGGGGGTGGGGAGCGAGCGGAAGGACGTGCGCTTCAGCAAGAGGGAGCTGAAGGAGATCCTGAAGGAGGGGGCGGGCTGGCTCATCAGGAGGGGCTTTGGCTACCCCGAGGACCTCCGCTTCATAGAGTCCGAGGGCCGCCTTCCCTGGGCCAACCCCGAGAAGGTCTCCGACCGGGCCTTTGAGCGGGGGGTCCCGCAGATCGGCACCCTGGGGAGCGGGAACCACTTCCTGGAGGTCCAGTACGTGGACGAGGTCTACGACGAGGAGGCGGCCGAGGCCTTTGGCCTCTTCCCCGGCCAGATCACCGTCCTCATCCACACGGGGAGCCGGGGTCTGGGGCACCAGGTCTGCCAGGACTACGTGGAGCGCTTCCTTAAGGTGGCTCCCCGCTACGGCATTGAGCTGGTGGACAAGCAGCTTGCGGCGGCCCCCATCAGGAGCCCCGAGGGGGAGGACTACCTGCAGGCCATGGCCGCCGCCGCCAACTTCGCCTTCGCCAACCGCCAGCTCATCGCCCACTTCGTGCGGGAGGCCTTTGAACGGGTGGGCTTCGCTCCGAGGGACCACGGCCTTCGGGTCCTCTACGACCTGGCCCACAACAACGCCAAGTTTGAGGAGCACCGGGGAAGGCGGGTCCTGGTCCACCGCAAGGGGGCCACCCGGGCCTTCGGCCCCGGGCACCCCGAGATCCCCCTGGAGTACCGGAAGGTGGGCCAGCCCGTCCTGGTGCCGGGGGACATGGGCCGCTACTCCTACGTCCTTGCAGGCACGCAAAGGGCCATGGAGGTCTCCTTCGGCAGCAGCTGCCACGGGGCCGGGCGCAAGATGAGCCGCCACCAGGCCAAGAAGGTGGCCCGGGAGCGGAACCTGGTCAAGGAGCTGGCCGAAAGGGGCATTCTGGTGCGGGCCGCCACCCGGGCCACGGTGGACGAGGAGATGCCCGAGGCCTACAAGGACGTTTCCCTGGTGGTGGAGGCGGTCCAGGGGGCGGGGATCGGGCGGAAGGTGGCCCGGCTCAGGCCCCTAATCGTGGTCAAGGGCTAA
- the folP gene encoding dihydropteroate synthase codes for MLRLGDHLLDLSKPRIMGILNLTPDSFSDGGLYLDPERALLRAKAMVAEGADLLDLGAESTRPGAEPVPVEEEKRRLLPVLEAVLSLGVPVSVDTRKPEVAEEALKLGAHLLNDVTGLRDERMLALAARYGVPAVIMHMPVPDPRTMMAHAHYGDVVAEVRAFLKAQAERALKAGVPQVVLDPGFGFGKLLPHNLALLRHLEAIVELGHPVLVGLSRKRMIGELTGVEAPQERVFGSVAAHLYAAMKGARLLRVHDVKAHREALLVWEALWG; via the coding sequence GTGCTCCGGCTTGGCGACCACCTCCTGGACCTCTCAAAGCCCCGGATCATGGGGATCCTCAACCTGACCCCGGACTCCTTCTCCGACGGCGGGCTCTACCTGGACCCGGAAAGGGCCCTCTTAAGGGCCAAGGCCATGGTGGCCGAGGGGGCGGACCTCCTGGACCTGGGGGCCGAGTCCACCCGTCCCGGGGCCGAGCCCGTGCCGGTGGAGGAGGAGAAGCGGAGGCTTTTGCCCGTCCTCGAGGCCGTCCTCTCCCTGGGCGTGCCGGTCTCCGTGGACACCCGCAAGCCCGAGGTGGCCGAGGAGGCCCTCAAGCTTGGGGCCCACCTCCTGAACGACGTCACCGGCCTAAGGGACGAGCGCATGCTGGCCCTGGCCGCCCGCTACGGGGTCCCTGCGGTCATCATGCACATGCCCGTCCCCGACCCCAGGACCATGATGGCCCACGCCCATTACGGGGACGTGGTGGCCGAGGTCCGGGCCTTTCTCAAGGCCCAGGCGGAGAGGGCCCTGAAAGCCGGCGTGCCCCAGGTGGTCCTGGACCCCGGCTTTGGCTTCGGCAAGCTACTCCCCCACAACCTGGCCCTCCTCCGCCACCTGGAGGCCATCGTGGAGCTGGGCCACCCCGTTCTGGTGGGCCTTTCCCGCAAGCGGATGATCGGGGAGCTCACGGGGGTGGAGGCCCCCCAGGAGCGGGTCTTTGGCTCCGTGGCCGCCCACCTCTACGCCGCCATGAAGGGGGCCAGGCTCCTTCGGGTGCACGACGTGAAGGCCCACCGGGAGGCCCTTCTGGTCTGGGAGGCCCTCTGGGGGTGA
- a CDS encoding TRAP transporter substrate-binding protein, with the protein MKRRDFLKKAGIGVAASAAFGPAFAQASPTVRWRLASSFPKSLDTIYGAAEVLAERVSALTGGKFQIRPYQAGEIVPGLQVMDAVQQGTVEAGHTASYYYVGKAQVLAFDTAVPFGLTARQQNAWMYYGGGIELFRSVFADFGIIQFPGGNTGVQMGGWFRKEIKGLADMKGLKMRIPGPGGQVMSRLGVVPQVLAGGDIYPALERGVVDAAEWVGPYDDEKLGFYKVAKYYYYPGWHEPGPMLSFYVNLKEWQKLPKEYQQAFEVAAAEANQAMMAKYDQVNPPALQRLLKAGVRLRKWPAEVMKAAQKAAFDWYEEEAAKDATYRRVYTAWKRFREEQYRWFGVAELGYEQFAFPAV; encoded by the coding sequence ATGAAGCGGCGTGACTTTTTGAAGAAGGCAGGCATCGGCGTAGCGGCCAGCGCGGCCTTCGGCCCCGCGTTCGCCCAGGCGAGCCCCACGGTGCGCTGGCGTTTGGCCTCTAGCTTCCCCAAGAGCCTGGACACCATCTACGGGGCGGCGGAGGTCCTGGCGGAGCGGGTTTCCGCGCTCACCGGGGGCAAGTTCCAGATCCGCCCCTACCAGGCAGGGGAGATCGTTCCCGGCCTCCAGGTGATGGACGCTGTCCAGCAGGGCACGGTGGAGGCGGGGCACACGGCGAGCTACTACTACGTGGGCAAGGCCCAGGTCCTGGCCTTTGACACGGCTGTGCCCTTCGGCCTCACCGCCAGGCAGCAGAACGCCTGGATGTACTACGGGGGCGGCATTGAGCTCTTCCGCTCCGTCTTCGCCGACTTCGGCATCATCCAGTTCCCTGGGGGCAACACCGGGGTCCAGATGGGCGGCTGGTTCCGCAAGGAGATCAAGGGCCTGGCGGATATGAAGGGCCTCAAGATGCGCATCCCCGGGCCCGGGGGCCAGGTGATGAGCCGGCTCGGCGTGGTGCCCCAGGTCCTCGCGGGCGGGGACATCTACCCGGCCCTGGAGCGGGGCGTGGTGGACGCCGCCGAGTGGGTGGGGCCCTACGACGACGAGAAGCTGGGTTTCTACAAGGTGGCCAAGTACTACTACTATCCCGGCTGGCACGAGCCCGGCCCCATGCTCTCCTTCTACGTGAACCTCAAGGAGTGGCAGAAGCTTCCCAAGGAGTACCAGCAGGCCTTTGAGGTGGCCGCCGCCGAGGCCAACCAGGCCATGATGGCCAAGTACGACCAGGTGAACCCGCCTGCCCTCCAGCGCCTCCTCAAGGCCGGGGTCCGGCTCCGGAAGTGGCCCGCCGAGGTGATGAAGGCGGCCCAGAAGGCGGCCTTTGACTGGTACGAGGAGGAGGCGGCCAAGGACGCCACCTACCGCAGGGTCTACACCGCCTGGAAGAGGTTCCGGGAGGAGCAGTACCGCTGGTTTGGGGTGGCCGAGCTGGGCTACGAGCAGTTCGCCTTCCCCGCTGTCTAG
- a CDS encoding TRAP transporter small permease subunit, whose translation MRLLLGLAKAIDALSEGVGRIIAWLTLLVALLSAGNALMRYGLSYSSNAYLEAQWYMFSLIFLLGGAYALKKNAHVRIDLIYGRLSPRTRAWIDLLGTLLFLIPMALGVLYLAWPWAMTSLAIRETSPDAGGLPRWPIKLALLVGFALLALQGLSELIKRIAFLAGVYALAEEKGRGVE comes from the coding sequence ATGCGCCTGCTCCTCGGTCTGGCCAAAGCCATAGACGCCCTCAGCGAAGGGGTGGGCCGGATCATCGCCTGGCTCACGCTTCTGGTAGCCCTTCTCTCGGCGGGGAACGCCCTCATGCGCTACGGCCTCAGCTACAGCTCCAACGCCTACCTCGAGGCCCAGTGGTACATGTTCAGCCTCATCTTCCTCCTGGGAGGGGCCTACGCCTTGAAGAAGAACGCCCACGTGCGCATTGACCTCATCTACGGCCGCCTCTCCCCGCGAACCCGGGCCTGGATAGACCTCCTGGGCACCCTCCTCTTCCTCATCCCCATGGCCCTCGGGGTCCTCTACCTAGCCTGGCCCTGGGCCATGACCAGCCTGGCCATCCGGGAAACCTCCCCCGACGCGGGCGGGCTTCCCCGCTGGCCCATCAAGCTGGCCCTCCTCGTGGGCTTCGCCCTCCTGGCCCTCCAGGGCCTCTCCGAGCTCATCAAGCGCATCGCCTTCCTGGCAGGGGTCTACGCTCTGGCAGAGGAAAAGGGGAGGGGGGTGGAGTGA
- a CDS encoding ribonuclease HII gives MEGLEAGFWALGLRVAGVDEAGRGAWAGPIVVGAVILPPGRYPFKDSKLLTPKAREALAEEVRRVALAHALGLAEVEEVDRLGVYRATLLAAKRALSALALPPEALVTDYLPLSIPLPLLAPPRADRESPSVAAASILAKVHRDRLMAELDRLYPGYGFAKHKGYGTPEHQEALLALGPSPVHRRRFTPVRASLRFPQDP, from the coding sequence ATGGAGGGCCTCGAGGCGGGCTTCTGGGCCCTGGGCCTCCGGGTGGCCGGGGTGGACGAGGCGGGCCGGGGGGCCTGGGCCGGGCCCATCGTGGTGGGGGCGGTGATCCTCCCCCCAGGCCGCTATCCCTTTAAGGACTCCAAGCTCCTCACCCCCAAGGCCCGGGAGGCCCTGGCCGAGGAGGTGAGGCGGGTGGCCCTGGCCCACGCCCTGGGCCTGGCCGAGGTGGAAGAGGTGGACCGGCTTGGGGTCTATAGGGCCACCCTCCTGGCGGCCAAGAGGGCCCTCTCCGCCCTGGCCCTTCCCCCAGAGGCCCTGGTGACGGACTACCTTCCCCTCTCCATCCCCCTTCCCCTCCTCGCTCCCCCACGGGCGGACCGGGAAAGCCCCAGCGTGGCCGCCGCCAGCATCCTGGCCAAGGTCCACCGGGACCGGCTCATGGCCGAGCTGGACCGCCTCTACCCCGGCTACGGCTTCGCCAAGCACAAGGGCTACGGCACCCCCGAGCACCAGGAGGCCCTCCTCGCCCTGGGGCCTTCCCCGGTGCACCGGCGCCGCTTCACCCCCGTACGGGCTTCCTTAAGGTTTCCCCAAGACCCCTAA